The genomic DNA attcatccATCCATTCATCTATTCATCCATTCATCTATTCATCCATTCATCTGTTCATCCATTCATCCATTCATCCATTCATCTGTTCATCCATTCATCTGTTCATCCATTCATCCATTCATCCATTCATCTGTTCATCCATTCATCTGTTCATCCATTCATCTGTTCATCCATTCATCTGTTCATCCATTCATCTATTCATCCATTCATCTGTTCATCCATTCATCCATTCATCTGTTCATCTGTTCATCCATTCATCTATTCATCTGTTCATCCATTCATCTGTTCATCTGTTCATCCATTCATCTGTTCATCTGTTCATCCATTCATCTGTTCATCTATTCATCCATTCATCTGTTCATCTGTTCATTGTTCATCTGTTCATCCATTCATCTGTTCATCTGTTCATCCATTCATCTGTTCATCCATTCATCTGTTCATCCATTCATCCATTCATCTGTTCATCTGTTCATCCATTCATCTGTTCATCCATTCATCTGTTCATCCATTCATCTGTTCATCTGTTCATCTATTCATCCATTCATCTGTTCATCCATTCATCCATTCATCTGTTCATCTGTTCATCCATTCATCTGTTCATCCATTCATCTGTTCATCCATTCATCTGTTCATCCATTCATCTATTCATCTGTTCATCCATTCATCTGTTCATCCATTCATCTGTTCATCCATTCATCTGTTCAtccattcatttatttattgtttcaGATTGGACAAAGGGATAAGCGAAATATGTACGACTTGGGGGTGGAGGAAAACTTCAAGCAAGTTCTGGTGAGATATGTCGATGAGCGTTGAgcaatatacatatatatacatatatatatatatatatatataaacatacagtTATATGCTCTATGCACTGCGCGCAtccatacatatgtatacctCTGCATACACATTTATGACTACCATTTTCTTACATCTCCCCTCTTCTCTGTGCCTTTTCCAGGGTGATAACATTCTGCTATGGTTTCTGCCAGTTGGTCGACCTAAGGGAGACGGGTTGTTCTTCGCTACATTCGAAGCTGTaggtaataattttttttgaagaagGAGGGAACACTTCACATGAtcgaatatatacatatataaacatatgcacataGCACAAATATAGCAATTCAGTGCATGTATGCCAAACAGGGGCTTAAATGTAGATCCCTTGCATACGTTTGTGTTGTTTAGCATTCTTCattgtacatacgtacatccgcacatacatacatccgcacatacatacatacatatattaacagctgatatttatatgaacCCTTTAATTTCCCCAATGAGTAGGAGATAAATAAGTACACTAAAGTGAGTTGAGTTGTCAGATTAGCAGGATATACATTATGTCATagtttacctttttttttttttttattgttcattGTCtctacttaattttttatttttataatgtcTTTCCCCCTTCTTCCTCGTATCGTATGTATACTCCGTTTTTTGCTGCACTTTTTGCTGGGCttattcttccttttctttttttcttcttttctttttttcttcttttctttttttctacttttctttttttcttcttttctttttttctacttttctttttttcttcttttctttttttctacttttccttttttcttcttttctttttttttttctcttttttttttttttttttttatatgagaGGAGTTGCTAATTGGCAAAAGGCTATGGATTATTGTCAATTCCCAAGCggcttcatttttttttttttttttttttttttttttacccccCTCTAATTTATCTGTCACTGagcttttttaattttgcaaaaatctgtaaaaacaaaatatagagaaattttttattttttagtggttataataaaaaaaaaaattttaaaaaaggagtaAAACTTTGTCAATTGAGCAATGGTAGTAATACGGGAATTTGGCAGCTTGAAATTTTGACCGATTGGACTTTAAACTGTTCGACCGATAAACTAGTGAACTGCTAAACTGATGAACTGATGAACTGATAAACTGATAAACTGCTAATCTGCTAATCTGCTAATCTGCTAATCTGCTAATCTGCTAATCCGCTAATCCGAGTTCCATATAACGTACTGTACTTCCAATCATGGAGGGCCTCCAGTTCTTCTTACAAATAATGACGTATTAATCTTGAGTATAAACAAACATATAACTTATGATAGTACACCACAATGAATTATGTAAAACTGTCCTTGCATTCTTACCCTGTCAAGTAATagtgaaattttttttttttttttttttttttgttacctTTTTTGttacaatatatttgtacgGGCTTAATATACTCGTTTGTTTTAAGATGAAACGATATACACAAAGCGGCCGCTTATGTGGGTTTACCTGCGTGTgcttatgtacatatatataatgcgtATTGTGCATGCATGaatgcatgtatatgtgtatgcaggtgtggataaatatatacaagtatgcattatttttattataattttttttttttttccccgtCTACGTGATTCCCCTAAAGGTGCTATGGAAAAACATACAAAGTATCAAACACTTTAAAACTTAAAGGAATAGGTTTGAAGAGTTTGGACGAAGAAGAAATACGAAATATCTTTAAGAAACTTGACATAAGATGTATGGCTTACTTAGTTGACAAGGAAGACATCATATACTTGgaattttacaaaaagaaGGAATGCTCGCAGATATTTAGCTTTTTCAATAAAGTaatgaaaagaaaggaaaaggaaagaaaaagaaaaggaaaaaagacaAAGGAGAGggcaaaaagaaaagaacgAAAGCAAATGAGTAGTTCTTAATTTTCCCTCATCTCCCCCTAACATAGcagatatgtatatatgtccGTCCATgccattatatatatatatatatatatattatatatatatatatatatatatatatatatatatatatgtatatatacatgttgtACATTTAACATGTGTGTTATGTGTAGATTGAAGGTATACACACACAGACACACATAATATTAaactctcttttttttactgttaCACAGGATTTGCGCTACAGTAAACAAccgctttattttattatactattatatatatatatatatatatatatatatatatatattttttttagtccATGCAGAATGCTGTATTGATGAACAACATAACTGTTAAAGCAGAATATGTAAACATAAGATATAATGTTAAAGAAGATGCTCCTAGTGTGTATGTAAAGGATTACACTGTGTTAACCAGATGCAGCAGCGATGGTATTTCCATTTATAACGATGCAATTGATCAGAAGCATTCTGATGAAATTATTCGAAATTATGAAAACGAAAGTTGGCTTAAGTACacaaataataatggtaatGCTTCCTTCATGTTAGTGCAGATAACCAGATGGAACAGCATCACACGAGCGTGCACTGTTAGGTTAACCACATGCACTCcagtttttacaaaatacaAAACTACCACAAAACGTATTCTAAATTGTCCctcattttgttttctttttttttttctttccttttttttcattttttttttttttttttttttttttttatttcctctaACTCCTTCTGTAGAGATCAACGTGGGACATTACTTTTGTCGGAGTACACCgaacaaaatttataagtCTTACTGCATTAAGGAATTTACAGCATTTTTTTCTCCTGAGTTTTTAAAGCATATTAtaagtttattaaataataaacaacCTAATCAGGTTTCCATTTTGAAATGTCATACCAAAAAGTCTATCGAGTACGTCATCGAGTCGAGTTACATATTTGAGGTAATCTCTTAGaggagggaaaaaaaaaaaaaaaaatatattcctatacatataaatatacatatacatatacatttatttatatttatatttatatatacagagGGGTAAGCGAGCAAATGAGTACACCGTCGAATAAACAAGCTAATATGTAgactaaataaatataccttTACTACAAAATGTATAGAACACACATATGctctattttattcttttcttaCAGGATGAAATAGCCTTCTTAGTCCTACACAACGAATTGCCAATGTCCTTCCTTGATATCATGAATGGTATGAACAGTTCTGGTCCTAAGAACTCGTGGCGCATACAGTATGTCCACGGttatacacacatgtatGTGAGGGGGACTGTGCATATgattataagtatatgtatgcatatgtgtgtatgtgtgcatatatgcatatgtgtgtatgtgtgcatatatgcatatgtgtgtatgtatgcttatttgtgtatgtatgcatatgtgtgtatgtatgcttatttgtgtatgtatgcatatgtatgtgtgcgCATATATGCGTATGCTCGTAGACATCCCCCCCAATTCAACTGCATCCCACCCgcagaaagaaaaataaacttGTTAATGCCAAAAAATGCCTTGCTCAGAATTAAAGGCAAATTGAGATATGAATTTCTATTCGGAGTtccaaagaaaaaaacaataaatctGGAAGACACAGTAATGCGTAAATTTGCTCAATTGTTTGCTGCAGTGTGTATGCGATGGAAAAAGGGAAAGCAGTCAGCATTCacttatatgtgtatgggcgtatatatgtgcatgtgtatatatatgtacatgcgcatatatacatatatgtgtacgggtatgtatatatgtgtattcgTGTGTATATGATTATACGCACTCGTTGCAGGTTGTAGACCGAAAGGACAGCTTCTTACTCATTTTTCGATATATCAACGAAAacaacttaaaaaatatgttaattcAAAATAGCTACAAAAAGGAGATTATTAAAGACGAGAAGCAGGAAAAAACGTGTATCCCAATAAATGTAAACGATTACACCTCTGATAGTTTGGAAAAGACGTACGTCCTTGATGTTTACAATCAAATAGCTCAACATTTCTGTTATACCAGGTACTTAGAAGGGGAGAAAGGAAAAGACTACATATGTTTCTTAGTACACACATGCACACATACACAGGAACATATACGTGTGTGTATACATTCTTATGTACATGCAAACGTGTCTTCTCCtctttgtttatataaaccCATTTTGACAGATACAAATCGTGGAATAATGTGgagaatattattaatgaagAAAAGGAAGGTAATGTTATCTTAGATGTTGGTTGTGGAAACGGAAAGAATGTAAAAGGatcatgtaaatatttttttataggtTTAGATTTTagctattatttattaaaattagcTCAGAGAAAATGTAACACGGATTTATTTTTGGCTAACTGTGTTAATATACCCTTAAAATCaagtaaaattattagaaTGCCTTTTGATTGTTTGGCATTTGACGTTGGAGcagctatatttttttgagaTTCTCTCTCTGTTGTTCTTTCCCGTGTTATGTTATTACTTCATTggattattattacattatgttattattataatttttttttttttttaccattcaGGCGTAGCCGATCTATGCATCTCTGTGGCGGTTATCCATCATATTGGCACGCACGAAAAGAGGTAATTGAAGAATTAGGGAAGAAAACTAGAAGCATATAATACActgttcattttgtttattttgcccattttgttcattttgcccattttgtttattttttttgcgtaGAAAACGAGCTGTGTCCGAGATGGTACGATGCACCAAAATTGGCGGAAGGGTTTTAATATACGTTTGgtaaataaggaaaaacaaaaaaacataaattaaatacagttaaataaataaaaaaattgaataaataaatgaatagtTTGCGTAAATATGGAAAACTGCACCTCCATCAATCACGCGAGCAAACGCGGTTTATGATTGTAAATTTAATCCTGCATCCGATGGTTAAATTGTTCCCCTTTTTTACCTTACCATGTTATCATTtgatatgtttattttttgtatttctgGTTGTACTACTTAGCAGTTTGCTTGGCAATTTgctcatctttttttttttgtttttttgtttttttgttttttttgtttttttttgggtAGGGCTTACGAGCAGCAAGAAAATGTGGTTGGAAACAGGAAATTCGATTCCCAAGATAGTAAGTTAAAAGATGTAGCTATAAGAAGTCtttcattttgttatatttattttgcattatcgtatttattttgttgttgTTTTAAGCCTTACCTTTTGCATACTAATTTTGTGCCCCTCTCTTTTCCACTTTATTATGTTAAACATACTGAGCTTGTTTACACTGTTTTAAATGTATGCTCGTTTGCATAAATGTCCGATTGGAAACATTGGCACACCATACATCTCCTacgtacacacatacatgaatacataagtacaagcatacataaatacgtgcatatatatacatatatattttcttttcctttactTTAGTCTTTGTGCCATGGTATTTGCAACCCAATCACAAAATAGAAGCGAATGAAGAACAAATCCAACAATGTCAGCCCGTAAAAAAAGGTACAAACAAGTGCAAACACGTGTAATAACATtcatatagaaatattactTACGTAGAAAAGTAGTATGTGCGTACAGAATTATTACATTTGTGCATCTTATAGTTACTGTATTTGTTAAACTGCTCAAAGTTTTTAGATGtgaatacattttttatttttgcggGATGATACCaaatgtgaaaaataaaatgaaagagaaaaaacaaaaaaaacaaaaaaagaaacaaagagaaagagagagagagagaagaatatataattgttctttcacttgtaaaaaaaaaaaaataaaaaataaataaatctgCATGTTTTGAATGTacgttattattattataaaatgcgTCAAGTAccatgaaatatttttttttttttctgcattactttttttttattttctctttgtatctctttttttaaaattttctcctttcctttttttaaatttcttttgtATTCCCTTTTCTTCCCTCCTTTGTAGACCTTTTAAAATTGCAGAGATACTACCacgtttttaaaaaagaggaGTTGTATGAATTATGTCAAAGTATAAGAGGAGTGTTTATTGAAGATTTCTTTTTTGATTGTAACAACTGGGCAGTTCTACTACGAAAAGTTTGTTAACCAGGTCTCGTCCCTGTGTTCGTCTTTCTGCTCATCCTtgtgctttttattttatacccTTCTGATTTGTTTTCCCctattttgaattttctCATTCCAACTCAAATTTTGAATCTTCAGCTTTTCTGACTCCCCCCTGTGGCATGTGCTTCGCGTGTTTGTGCATACGTTCACATTTATACTttgcattttcattttattttttttttttctctcatttttttatatagccATGTGCATTTGTCGATATTTGTTGAGccctatttaaaaatgtattccCTCATTTagatgttcatatttttgtaattaagcaatttcataattttgtaatttcataattttgtaatttcataattttgtaatttcataattttgtaatttcataattttgtaatttcataattttgtaatttcataattttgtaatttcataatttcttAATCTCATAATTTCTGAATCTCATAATTTCTTAAtctcataattttttaatttcataatttgTAAGGTAATTTAAAATGGATGCAAGAGGGGACAAGAAGGGAAAAAGATGTTCAGCTGAATATAAAATACGCCTTTAACGgcaattttgaatttttatttattttttttttttttttgtgtttaaCACATTTTGAGCGTTTGCAATGTTTGtggaaaagtaaaatttttctctttttattcgTTCTTCATTCGTTATTTGCCATTTGTCATTCAGTATTAGCCTATAGCCATTCGCCATTCTTTCGTTTTCTCCAATCGAATAAGCCCATCGTCCCACTACATACGTTTGTGTGTATAAAAACAGTTTTGTTCGTTTTTacgcctttttttttttttttttttaagaaaaaaaatatttgtttaacCGCATTTCTCTTTCCTTGCATGACCATGTAATTCGAATGTACTTCGTTCCTTTGATCATACAGAATAAAATGTTACAACATTTGTTTCCTGCATAGTTTTCCAGCAGTTGCGCGCGTATATGTCagtatatatacgtgcatgTATTTTCAAGCGTGCATAACATAACacttatatacatgcatgtaAGTTATGCATCATGAGCGTTTGAGTACATAGGTAGGAGTATATTTGATGTGAATATCTCCTCGGATGGAAACTGATTAGACTTCCTTCGTTTTAGTGAAAAGGAGCTatactgtatatatatatatatatatatatatgtgtttctCCCTAGAGAGCTACAAGAGATTAGGTATCCACTGTTACACGCTGCTGAACGTTCTTTACAAAGTTAATTGTACCCCCCTCTCCCCTGCTCTTGTCTTCATCGAACGAAATGCACGAAACGAACGAAAGCGAAACGAATGGGTTGTCTAAGGACGAGGTGTACGATGTTGTTATCGTAGGAGGAGGACTCTTCAGCTGTTGtttgtactattttttaaaagttaaaaatggaaagcttaaaattttgataattgaaaaagaagagaaattAGGGGGGTACATAAAGacacataaatatagtaAAGATAATACGGAATTTTTGTATGAGTTAGGAccaaatttatttaaattaagtGAAGAGAGTTATAATTTACTTAAGCAGTTGAAATTACTTAGTGATATTAGAATATTAGACAAAAAACTTATtcgttatatttattataataataatttatatccgttacattttaatatcattggatattttatttttcccttaATCAAATTTtcgaataaaataaaatttatttttaaattactttttaGAAAGTATAAGAATGTGAATCTATATGACTATGATATATCTgtagaaaattatatgaaagaAAACTTTGACTTACagcattataattttttacttttacctTTGATTTATGGATCATGTGCTGGTAAGGGTAACATTTCTGCTATGTCGTTTTTCTTAAGAAATTTGAAGCTTCTTAAGAACAGTAGTAGCACGTTGCGCATTTGGCGTAACAGGGGAACTAGTGAGAGTTGTAGTTCTCCTCGTGGtgataatagtagtagttgTTGTACTACTACACAAGGAAAGAAAGAGGGTGATATGTTTTCCCCCATATACAGTTTACTTAACATGATTAATAGCAAAACGACACTAATTCAttacgtaaaaaataatatattaaagggATATAAATACtcgaattataataaatacttaCTGATAAACAAGACGAACAACTACAAAGATGTTCCTTCATCCTATATTGAGCgatattttaaaactattaaaaaaatttacgtTTTCGTAAAATACCTGTCGTGTAAATATTTTCCTCTGTTTGGTAACCAAACTGGGAAAAAGGAGGGGTGGAAGGAGGGGAAGGAATCGAAAGGGGAAAACGAAGTGGAAAGGGTGAAAGACGCGGAAGGGGCGAACGAAGCCAAGAAAAGGGTTGTTGGAAAACTTATATCCCTAAAGAGTGGACTCTACGAATTGATTAATGCATTAAgtagttatataaataaaaaatacgtGTTTACAAATCAAGAAGTTGATCTAATTAACAGGATGAATGAGAAATTATGGATGTGTAGTGTAAGAAAGCAAAGCGAAACTCAAGTGATATATGCAAAGAATGTTATTTTGACAGTTAATTCTAAAATATGCTCCCATATATTGAGAACTATTTTACCATGTAATATTCGGAAAAATTTGTTCAACATTTCGTACTcaaatattatttgtgtaactttatattttaataagaaaGATTTAAATATACCGAAAAACTTTTTTGGCTTTTTATCCTCTGATAAAAAAACTCACGTGTTAGGTTGCTTTTA from Plasmodium brasilianum strain Bolivian I chromosome 10, whole genome shotgun sequence includes the following:
- a CDS encoding methyltransferase; protein product: MNYVKLSLHSYPVKCYGKTYKVSNTLKLKGIGLKSLDEEEIRNIFKKLDIRCMAYLVDKEDIIYLEFYKKKECSQIFSFFNKNAVLMNNITVKAEYVNIRYNVKEDAPSVYVKDYTVLTRCSSDGISIYNDAIDQKHSDEIIRNYENESWLKYTNNNGNASFMLVQITRWNSITRACTVRLTTCTPVFTKYKTTTKQINVGHYFCRSTPNKIYKSYCIKEFTAFFSPEFLKHIISLLNNKQPNQVSILKCHTKKSIEYVIESSYIFEDEIAFLVLHNELPMSFLDIMNERKINLLMPKNALLRIKGKLRYEFLFGVPKKKTINLEDTVVDRKDSFLLIFRYINENNLKNMLIQNSYKKEIIKDEKQEKTCIPINVNDYTSDSLEKTYVLDVYNQIAQHFCYTRYKSWNNVENIINEEKEGNVILDVGCGNGKNVKGSCKYFFIGLDFSYYLLKLAQRKCNTDLFLANCVNIPLKSSVADLCISVAVIHHIGTHEKRKRAVSEMVRCTKIGGRVLIYVWAYEQQENVVGNRKFDSQDIFVPWYLQPNHKIEANEEQIQQCQPVKKDLLKLQRYYHVFKKEELYELCQSIRGVFIEDFFFDCNNWAVLLRKVC
- a CDS encoding protoporphyrinogen oxidase, translating into MHETNESETNGLSKDEVYDVVIVGGGLFSCCLYYFLKVKNGKLKILIIEKEEKLGGYIKTHKYSKDNTEFLYELGPNLFKLSEESYNLLKQLKLLSDIRILDKKLIRYIYYNNNLYPLHFNIIGYFIFPLIKFSNKIKFIFKLLFRKYKNVNLYDYDISVENYMKENFDLQHYNFLLLPLIYGSCAGKGNISAMSFFLRNLKLLKNSSSTLRIWRNRGTSESCSSPRGDNSSSCCTTTQGKKEGDMFSPIYSLLNMINSKTTLIHYVKNNILKGYKYSNYNKYLLINKTNNYKDVPSSYIERYFKTIKKIYVFVKYLSCKYFPLFGNQTGKKEGWKEGKESKGENEVERVKDAEGANEAKKRVVGKLISLKSGLYELINALSSYINKKYVFTNQEVDLINRMNEKLWMCSVRKQSETQVIYAKNVILTVNSKICSHILRTILPCNIRKNLFNISYSNIICVTLYFNKKDLNIPKNFFGFLSSDKKTHVLGCFYINNMFKERCSDDNIALLTLYIGGQNNAKDIYLEKEELTQIILKDLRQIFKIYNNAHPTILKVKKWYDAIPFYSNNYEKDLKSFLDELYKPQYKNLFVDSGWVTGTSISDRIASAKDLSDFMILKNLSKP